CTATCCACCTGGTCCTTCATTCTGGGAAGGCTGTTTGACCTTTCTGCCATTTTGACCATTGCCTTGGTGGTCTACTCTGCCGTGAAAGGGTCTTTAATAGTTTTCTTGGTTTCTTCTGCGGTGCTTTTTCTCTCCATCTTTTCTTACAAGGCTTACCTTTTTATCCCTTCCTATAGAAAGCTGAAGGACTTAAAAAATTACATAAGACAAAGCATGAATCTCAAACTTTCTCTGTACCTTCTTCTTTGCTCCCTACTTTCTGTGATTTTTAAGTTTCTCGCCATAGCCAGTTTATTAACTATGCCTTTCAACTTTTTGAGCTTTCTTTCCTTTTCTTTTGGAGAGCTTAGCACTGTATTACCTGTGCACAGCTTTATGGGCTATGGTACTTACGAGCTTAGCTTTTCCATACCTGCCAAGCTTGCCAGCAAGGATCTAAAGGAGTGGCTGATGGAAGCTTTTATAGCTCACAACTTTTTGCTTCTGTCCTCTGCACTTTACGGCATTGTGGCTATCTTCTTGCTTCACAGAAAGGTCCAATAAAATTTGTTCTTCTCTTATAATAAACACAAGACATGGAAGAAACCGCTAAAGTAAGGCTTTCAAAAGAGGAAGTAGAGACAATAAAAAGTATAGTAAAAAAATACGACCCAGCGGCAGAAATACTCATATTTGGAAGCAGAACAGACTTAACCAAGAGAGGCGGGGACATTGATATACTGATAGTATCAGGTAAAATAGACTATAGAATAAGAAGAAAAATCAGGGTAGACTTACAGCTTGCCTTAGGAGATAGGAAAGTGGACTTAATAATAACGGACGATCCCGAAAAAAACGAATTTACAAAAATAGCTTATAAGTACGGTGTAAAAATATGAAAATAGAGGAATTAAAAAGAATTTTTTGTGAAAACTTAGAACTCTTAAATAAAAACGCACAATGGCTACTCAAATCCTATGAAAAAGCCGAAAACATAGACTTTTCAAAAAAAGAGTTAACAGATGAAGAGTTGGAAGTACTTGAAACTTTGTCCAATAGATTTGGCAGAACCGTGGATGTACTAATAATAAGGAAAATAAATGAGTATTCTAAAAGAATGAATTATTGTCAGTACGATTGAACATGCTTTGCTTTAACTCTAAGGGTAAGCCCCTTTGCGCTTTCTACAATCACCGCTTGACCCTTCTTTATATCCTCTTCACTTACTGCGTTCCATATCTCTCCTTTTATAAAAACCTTGCCCCTACCGTTGACAAAATCCGTGATAGCCTCCCCTTCCTCACCTATAAGCTCCTCCACACCCAGCATCTTTTTCCTCTTCTGAGCTTTTAGCCCTAACCTGCCTGCAAAGAGGAAAAAGCCAACTGTTAGAACCACCATGGTAGCTATAACAGAGATGGGTATGCTTCCGTAAGGTGATTCTGGACTTATGAGTATAAAGGACCCAAGAGCTAAGGCTATGCCTCCCGCCACTGCAAGCCCTCCAAAAGAAGGAGTTATCACCTCAAGAGCCAAGAGTAAGATACCCGTAAGCACCAACAGAAGCCCCAGCCAGTTTATGCCTACAACACCAAGACCGTACAAACCCAGCAGAAGGGATATGATACCAACGGCGCCAGGGATCACACTGCCTGGATTGTAAAGCTCAAAGAATATGCCGTAAAAACCTATGAGTAAAAGCATGTAAGCAACTGTAGGATTGGTCACAAGCGAAAGAAACTCTTCCCTCAGGCTCTTTTTTACACTGTAAATGGAGGCATCCTTAGTCTTTAAAGTTATCTCTCTGCCGTGTTTTTTTACAATTCTTCCATCCAGCTTGTTAAGCAGTTCTGTCATGTCTGTAGCTATCATATCTATAACCCTTGATTTGAGAGCCTCTTCGGGTGTTAGAGAGATGCTCTCTTTTACCATCTTTTCCACCACCTCCACATTCCTGCCCTTTTCTTTGGCAATGCTTCTTACAAACGCCAGAGCGTCCTGAAGGACTTTCTCCTTCATTACACTGTCTTGTTCACCGCCACCCATCTGAACAGGATGAGCTGCGCCTATGTTGGTGCCGGGGGACATGACCGCTATGTCCGCGGATATGGTTATGATGGCTCCTGCAGATGCTGCGCGACCCCCAGAGGGATATACAAAAACCACCACAGGCAGGGGTGTTCTCTGAAACTCCTGAACTATCTCCCTCATGGAAGATTCAAGACCACCCGGTGTGTTGAGTTCCAGCACAAATAAGGTTCCGCCTTCCTCCTCTGCTTTTGAGAGGCTTCTCTTTATGTAGTCCACCGTCAAGGGTGTTATGGCTTCTTGCCACTCAGCTACAAACACCTTTGAAAAAACCTCTCCAGAGAAGAAAAGAAGCATAAAAAATAGCGGTGCTATAAAGTTTCGCATATCCATGATGGTATGATATAATAAGTCCATTCTTAATTTCAGGAGGCGTAAAATATGGCTGTTCCAAAGAGAAAGACATCCAGATGGAGAAGAGACAACAGAAGAGCTCAAAACTTCTTTTCTAAAGTAAAACTCTCATCTTTGGTGTCTTGTCCTAATTGCGGAGAGCTTACTATCCCCCACAGGGTATGTCCCTACTGCGGATACTACAAAGGCAGGGAAGTCATAAAAGTAAGTTGATGAATAGACCCAAGATAGCCGTTGATTGTATGGGGGGTGATTACGCCCCCGAGGAGATAGTTAAAGGTTGTCTTTTGGCTTGCAGAGAGCTGGAAGTCCTGCTTTATCTGGTAGGTGATGAGAAAAGGATAAGGAATATACTTGAAAGGGAAGGAGCGTGCGATAAAGAGAGGCTTGTGATTGTCCACGCGGATGATGTGGTGGGTATGCACGAACCTGCATCCAACGTGCTAAAAAAGAAAAACTCCTCCCTTTATGTGGCGGGACTTTTGTTGAGAGAGAACAAGGCGGATGGTCTTGTGTCTGCGGGCAATACGGGTGCGGTTCTTACTGTGGGTAAATTTCTGGTTGGAGCGCTGGAAGAGGTAGAAAGACCAGCCATAGGCGTGGCGCTTCCAAACCCAAAGGGGAGGACTGTTCTTATAGATGTGGGTGCCAATGTGGACTGCAAACCCAAACATCTTTTGCAGTTTGCCATAATAGGTCATACTTATGCAAAAGAGATACTGGGCATACAGAATCCAAGAGTAGGTATTTTGAGCATAGGTGAGGAGGAGGGCAAAGGTAATGAGCTTGTCAGGGAATCTTACTCTCTCCTCAAAAGGAGCAAGCTTAACTTTCTGGGCAATGCAGAGGGCAGGGATATATACGCGGGCACCTTTGATGTCATAGTGTGCGATGGTTTTGTGGGGAACGTTATCCTGAAAGCTAGCGAAAGCCTTGGTATGGCTGTCCTGCAGATGATAAAGGAGGAGGTCCAAAAGAGCCTTCTTGCAAAGATAGGCGCACTGCTGATAAAACCGGCTCTTAACAACTTTAAAAAGAAGGCGGATTTTGCAGAGTACGGTGGTATTCCCCTGCTGGGTGCAAAGAAACCCGTTATAATAACTCATGGGAGAGCTAACGCCAAAGCCATAAAGAACGCCATAAGGGTAGCCAACGAGTTTTATCTGCACCACTTTAACGAGAGGCTATCAGAAGACATAAAAAACTTAAGCCCCAAAGAGGTGAGAATCTGATGGGGACTACCTTGACGGGTATTGGGTACTACTTACCGCCAAAAGTTCTTACCAACTTTGACCTGGAGAAGATGGTGGACACTTCTGATGACTGGATAACAACCAGAACGGGCATAAAGGAAAGGAGGATAGCGGATAACGAAAATGTCACTCAGATGGCTTACATGGCAAGCCTTGAAGCTTTAGAGTCTGCAAACATACAGCCAGAAGATATAGACCTTATAATTCTTGCAACTCTTACACCTGAGCTTAAGTTTCCCTCCACAGCCTGCCTTTTGCAGGCTAAGCTGGGAGCCAAAAGGGCTTATGCCTTTGACATATCAGCTGCGTGCAGTGGCTTTATATACGGGCTTGAGCTGGCGGATGCTTACATAAAGTCAGGCAAAGCAAAGAAGATACTCCTTGTTGGCGTTGAAAAACTCTCCGAGATAGTAAACTGGCAGGATAGAAGCACCTGTGTGCTATTTGGGGATGGAGCGGGTGCAGTTATTATAAGTGAAGGTGATGGTGAGGTGCTCTCCTCCAAAATGCTCTCCGACGGCGAGCTGTGGGAGATTTTGTATGCTCCCAAGTGCGGATACATAAACATGAAAGGCAAAGAGCTTTTTAAGCTTGCTGTGAGAAGTATGGAGGAGGTGTGCAGGTATGTGCTTGAGTCAGCTGGTATTAGCATAGAAGATGTAAGCATTATGATACCCCATCAGGCAAACATAAGGATAATGGAAGCCCTCGCGGAGAAGCTCGGCATGCCAAAGGAGAAGGTCTATTCCAACATACACAAATACGGCAATACCAGCGCAGCCTCCATACCTATAGCCATGTACGAAGCATACAAGGAAGGTAAGCTAAGGAGGGGTGATATCGTCATGCTAACAGCCATGGGAGGAGGGCTCACATGGGGAGCAATGCTCCTGAGGTTTTAGGACTCTCTTCAGGCCAAGCTAAGGAAAGGCTTTTAAGGTATGGCTACAACACGGTAGAAGGTAGAAAGAGATTAAGCGACCTGGAAATACTTTTAAACCAGTTTAAAAACCCTTACTACCTGTTGCTCCTTTTTACTGCCATCCTGTCCGCATTCCTAGGAGAAAAGACGGATGCTGTTGTGATAGTGAGCATAATACTGCTGGGAAGTCTTCTGGACTTCTGGCAGGAGAGAGGAGCATACAGAACTGTGGAAAAGCTTCTTACCGTTGTAAAAACCAGAGCTACAGTCATAAGGGATGGTGAGGAGAAGGATGTACCCCTGGAGGAGGTGGTTCCGGAAGATGCTGTGGTTCTGAGGGCGGGAGATATGGTGCCTGCGGACGGAGTAGTTCTCCAAGCCAAGGACCTGTTTGTTAACGAGGCGCTCATGACCGGAGAAGCCTATCCTGTGGAGAAAACAACGGGAAGCACCCTTTACATGGGTACGCATGTGGTTAGCGGATTTGGAATCATGAAGGTTTTGAAAACAGGTAGAAATACAGAGTACGGTAAAGTCGTGGAAAAGTTAAGGCTCGGAAAGGGGGAGACGGACTTTGAGAGAGGTCTCAGGCGCTTTGGTTATACTCTACTTGAGGTAGCAACCCTTCTCATACTTTTAGTCTTCGCCATAAATGCCTACTACAACAGAGGCGTTATCAACTCACTGCTCTTTGCTCTCTCCTTAGGTATAGGTATAACACCTGCGCTACTCCCTGCAGTTGTAAGCATAGGACTATCTTACGGTGCAAGATACATGGCGCGCAAAAACGCGATAGTAAAAAGGTTAGCATCCATAGAGAACTTTGGGAGCATGACTGTTCTGTGCTGTGATAAGACAGGAACGCTCACGGAAGGAAGTATGGAAGTCTATACCGTTAAGAACATCCTTGACGAGGATGATGAGAGGATAGCTCTTCTTTCTTATGTAAATTCCTGCTTTCAGACAGGCTACAAAAATCCCGTAGATGAGGCTATAAAGAAGAGCTTTGGAACTTTGGACATCTCCCAATTTCAAAAGCTTGACGAACTTCCTTACGACTTTAACAGGAAAAGGCTATCAGTGCTGGTTAAAAAAGGTGAGGAAAGCCTCCTGATAACCAAGGGAGCATACTCCCATGTGCTTGAAGTGTGTAAGTATGCGCAAGTAAAGGAAAAAGTGATTGAGATTAAAGAAGTCTTAGGTAAGATTGAGGAGGTTTATGCTCGCTACAGCGGGCAGGGTTTTAAGCTGATAGCGGTAGCCTACAGGCTTTTTGGAGGTGAATCGCTGAATTATGAGGATGAGAAAGATGAGGTCTTTTTGGGCTTTCTTATTCTACATGACCCTCTGAGGAAAGACGCAAAGGAGCTTGTGGAGAAGCTTTTAAGCCTTGGTATAGAGCTCAGAATAATAACCGGAGACAACAAACTTGTTGCCAAGTATGTGGCGGAGCGGATAGGTCTTAAGGGTGAAATCATGAGCGGTGGGGATTTTGAAAAGCTCTCGGAAGAAGCGCTGGTGAGAAGAGTTAGAGACACCTCCGTGTTTGCAGAGCTTACACCTTTGCAAAAGGATAGGGTAGTTACCGCTCTGAGGAAGGCAGGCTATGTGGTAGGATACATGGGAGATGGTATAAACGATGTTGCCGCAATGAGAAGTGCGGATGTGGCTATATCGGTGGAGAATGCGGTGGATGTGGCTAAAGAAACCGCGGATATAGTACTTCTAAAGTCTGATTTAAACACGGTTATAGATGCAGTGCTTGAAGGAAGGAGAATTTTTATAAACACCATGAAATACCTGTTTATGCAAACAAGCTCTAACTTTGGAAATGTCTTCTCTATGGCTGGAGCCTCCCTTCTGATACCTTTCTTGCCTATGCTACCCAAGCAGGTATTGACCGCAAACCTTCTAACGGATAGTGCAGTAATGTCAATCCCCACAGACAGAGTAGATGATGACTGGACAAAGAGTCCCAAAAGGTGGAACATAGAGTTCATAAGAAGGTTCATGCTCTTCTTTGGACCTTTGAGCTCCATATTTGACTACATTACCTTTATTTTCCTTCTGTATGTGCTTAGAGTAAATCAGGAAACTTTTCGGTCCGCATGGTTCCTTGAGGGATTATTTACGCAGATCCTCGTATTACTTCTTCTGCGCACCCAAAGAATATTTATAAAGAGCAGACCTTCACCCCTCCTTATGCTTACCGTACTCACTGTTGGAATAGTAGGGCTTATATTACCCTTTACTCCCTTGGGTAGTATGTTAGAGTTGAGACCTCTGCCTACCCCTCTGTACGCTTTTGTCCTTTGGATAACCCTCCTTTACTTTATATCCGTGGAAGCTGTCAAGAAATTCTTTTACAGAAAGTATAACTTTTAAACCCCAGTATATCTTTCCTTTACCTTCTTTATCCTCCAAAGGGCTTTGCTGTCTTCGGGTGTTATGAGGCTGTATGCTTTGCCATAACTTCCTACTCTTCCCGTTCTTCCTATTCTGTGTATATAAACCTCAGGGTCTTCGGGTATCTGATAGTTAATCACCAGACTTACACCCTTTATGTCAAGACCTCTTGAGGCTACATCCGTAGCAACCACCGTTTTCACTTTACCCTCTCTGAAAAGCTTGAGAGCGTTTTCTCTCTGCCTTTGGGTCATATCTCCGTGCAAAGACACTACGCTAAAGCCTCTGTTTTTGAGTTCCTGAGATATATCTCGTGCATCCTTCTTGGTTCTCACAAAAATAATAACTTTTTCCAGAAGATGTTCTCTGAGTATCCTCTCAAGCTCGGATATCTTTTGCTTGGATGAGTTAAGCCTTATGAGCCTCTCCTCTATCTTTGGCTTTAGCTCTGCAGATATTACCCTTACGAATTTGTAGTCATCTTTTAAGTGCTTTCTTGCAAGCAGTTCTATCTCCTTTGGTATGGTCGCGGAAAAGAGAAAGGTCTGTCTGTCTTTTGGTGTATAGGCTATTATGCTCTCTATGTCCTCCACAAAGCCCATGTCAAGCATAAGGTCCGCTTCATCAAGGACAAGAAAGGAAACACCACCAAGGTTTAGCACCCCCCTACTTAGGAGGTCCTTTATCCTGCCAGGCGTGCCTATGACTATGTTAGGTACAACCTTGGATAGAAGTTCAAGGTCTCTCCTTACAGGTGTTCCTCCGTAAAAGACAAACACCTTAAGAGCTTTGTACTTGGATAGGGCATAGAGCTGTTCTTTAACCTGAAGGGCAAGCTCACGGGTAGGTGTAAGAACCAGAGCCTTTAAGCCGTCATCTTTGCTTATCTTCTCTACTATGGGAATGCCAAAGGCAGCAGTTTTCCCCGTTCCCGTTGCCGCCTGACCCATAATGTCATAACCTTTCAAAGCTAAAGGTATAGCTTCCTTCTGTATGGGTGTGGGTTCCTCATAACCCAGATCCCTTATTGCCTTCTGAAGTATTTCACTAAGCTGTTGAAAATTAAACTCCATAAATAAAAAACCTCCTTATCTAATTATAGTCCTTTTTACACCTTTTGCAAAAATTCTTATAATCTAATATTAGTTGGGTTTATAACGCAATAAAAGTTTCTTATTGAAACCATTTTTTAGATAGAATACAATTATCAGGCAAATTATAAAAATAAAATAGGAGGTAGAAAATATGCTTAGCAGGCGGAGTTTTTTGAAAGGCAGCCTTGTTGCAACGGCAGGGGGGCTTCTGGTGCCAAAGTATGTATTGGCATCGGTTGACCCTTCCTTGCTAAGTACTGCGGCAAAGGAGCTTCCCGAGGGAGTTTTAGAGGAGCAGGTGCTGGAAGCTCTACCTGGCAAAAAGCCACTGATAAAAAAGACCTACAGAGCTCCCAACTACGAAACCCCAGTTAAGTACTTTAACGAGATCTTTACACCCAACGATGTCTTCTTTGTGAGGTACCACCTTTCCAACATACCTGAGGTGGATGCACGCACTTGGAAGCTAACAGTAGGGGGCGATGCGGTAGAGAGACCTCTCGAGCTGACGCTAAATGACTTAAAGACCAAGTTTGAACAGGTGGAACTGGTGGCTTTGTGTCAGTGCTCCGGAAACAGAAGAGGACTCTTTAAACCTCATGTAGCGGGTGTAGAATGGGGATATGGGGCTATGGGAAATGCCAAGTGGAAGGGAGTCAGGTTAAAAGATATCTTAGAAAAGGCAGGACTAAAAGCCAATGCCCTTGAGGTGGTGGTTGACGGTGCAGACACGGGTGTAGCAGCGGGTACGCCTGATTTTGTAAAGAGCATACCTGTCTGGAAGGCTCTTGACGAAAACACCATAATAGCCTACGAGATGAATGGAGAGCCACTGCCTCACTGGAATGGATTCCCCGCAAGGCTGATAGTGCCTGGCTGGACTGCCACTTACTGGATGAAGCATATAGTGTCTATCAATGTAGTTTCCAAACCCTTTGACGGCTTTTGGATGAAAAGTGCGTACAGAATACCCCTCGGCAAGTTTCCCATAAGGGACAGGTTCATATCTCAGGAAACTGCTGTCAACACACCCATAACGGAGATAGTTGTAAACTCTCTGATAACCAACATAAACGACGGGCAGACTTTCAGACTGGGACAGGTGATTGAAGTCAGAGGTATAGCGTGGGACGGTGGCTACGGCATAAACATGGTAGAAATCTCTACCGACGGTGGCAAGACCTGGCGTGAAGCCGAGCTAGGCAAAGACTACGGGCGCTACTCCTGGAGGCAGTTCACCTACAGGTTCAAACCCAGCAAAAAGGGAGCTTATACCATAATGGCAAAGGCAAGCAACAGACTTGGGCAGACCCAGACCTTTGAACTCATATGGAACCCGGCAGGATACCACCACAATGTGGTGCAAAAGATAAACATAAAGGTAGTGTAAGGAGGTAAAAAAACATGAAAAGGGTGATGTTCTTTGGATTTTTGTTGGCTTCTCTCTCCTTTGCGGGGGAGGAGAAGGTCAAGCTCAAAGATGGAGAAGGCAAGGCTCTGGTGGAAGCTAACTGCTCTGTATGCCACAGTCTTGACTACATACAGATGAACTCTCCCTTCCTTGACAAAAAAGGATGGGAAGCCGAGGTTAACAAGATGATAAAAGTCTTTGGTGCACCCGTAAAACAGGAGGATGTTCCCAAGATAGTGGAGTACCTTACCAAGTACTACGGTAAGAAGGACTAAGTGCTAAAATATCTTTATGTACGACCTTGTGGTGGTGGGTGGAGGACCTGCGGGTTCCTCCTGCGCCTACCACGCTTCAAAAAATGGTCTTAAGGTTCTTCTCCTTGAGAAGCATAAAGTACCGAGATTTAAACTCTGCGCAGGCTGTCTCTCAAAGAGAATATCTTCACACCTTCCAGATGGCTGGGAAAAGCTGGTACTAAACAGGATAAAAGGGGGTGTATTGGGATACGCCGGCAGAGAAGATTTTGAGCTTATGAACGACCAAGATATAGCCTACATTGTAGACAGAGCTGAGTTTGATGCCTTCCTTTTGGAAAAGGCGCAGGAGGAGGGGGTTGAGGTTTTGCAGGAGTGCGAGGTATTAAGCATAGAGGCAAACTCTGGCAAGTGTAAAGTTGTTACATCAAAAGGCTCTTTTTACGGGGATTTTTTGGTAGGTGCTGATGGCTTTTATTCAACAGTAGCCAAAGCTCTGGGATACAAAAAAAGTAAGTTTTTTAAGTCCCTTGAATTTTTCACTTTTGGAGACCTTGTGGAAAAAGTCATCATAGACATAGGATGGGTCAAAAGAGGATACGCGTGGGTGTTTCCAAAGGGGGATAGGCTAAGTGTAGGGATAGCTTGCAGGGAAGGAGGGGATCTTAGTAAAAACCTTTTTGAGTATGCAAAGACAAGGGGTATAAAAATTGATGGGAGAGTGTATGGCTGGCATATTCCTTATATGGAGAGGGAAAGGGATGTGTTTTATGGTGCTGGTCGTGTGCTTCTGGTGGGTGATGCTGCGAATCTGACAGACCCTTTATTGGGAGAGGGTATATACTACGCGGTGCTAAGCGGTAAGCTGGCAGTTCAGGCTATAGCTGAATCGCCGTCAGAACCACTGGCGCTATACAGAGAGCTTCTAAAAGGTTTAGTGTCGGAGCTTGTGTACGCTGGAAAGATAGCATCCCTAGGCTACAGGTTTCAGAAGGTGGCTTACAGTATGAGCAAGAAGGGAATACTCAAGCACTACTACAGACTTCTTACGGGAGAGTTAAGCTACAGAGAGCTTTACATAAAGGGTTGGTTTTACTTTTTAAAAGAGCTTGTGAGCGAGTACGCAAATATTTATAATTATTTGAGGAGGTAGAAAGATGGACTTTCTCGGAAGGGATTTATCACCTCTTACACAGGAGGAGTGGAGCGCGCTGGAAAGTACTGTGGTTGAAGTATTTAAAAAGTCTGTTGTTTGCAGGAGATTTATGAGCGTTGTAGGTCCCATAGGTGCTGGCCATCAGGTTATATCTTACGATGTGTTTCTGGGTGTGGAGCCCGGAAGCTGTGAGGTAAGACCCGGCGAAGAAAGTCAGGTGTGCGAGCCGGTAAGAACTGGCACAAGAAAACACCTCGTTATGCCTACCATATACAAACCCTTTAACATAAGCTGGAGAGACCTTGAGTACTGGAGGCAGTTTAATCTGCCAATAGATGCATCCTCTGCTGCATCAGCAGCCTTTGCTACCGCGGTGGCGGAAGACACTCTCATACTTCATGGCAACAAAAAGCTTGAGATTGAAGGTCTTCTTACGGTGGAAGGAAGACAGAGCATGTCCATGAGCGACTGGGATGTGGTGGGCAATGCCTTCAGCGATGTGTCTATGGGCATTTCCAAGCTCTCTGAGATGGGCTTTTTTGGACCTTACTATCTGGTGCTGAACCCAAAGCAGTACTTCCAGCTCAACAGAGTCTATCACAACACGGGTCTCCTTGAGCTGGAGCAGATAAAGAAAGTGGTGGCGGATGTTTTCTACACCCCCATAATGCCTGAGGGCAAGGCACTGCTTGTTTCTGCTGGACCTCAAAACATAGACATTGTCATAGGGCTGGATGTTAGCCTGGTTTATGTGGAAAGCACCAACATGGTGCATCAGTTCAGAGTTATGGAGGTGATAGCTCCCAGGATAAAGCGTCCGGGTGCGGTGCTGGTCATTGGGAAGTAAGAGCTTTCCAGAGAAGGTCTGCTACTTCTCCTTTGATGTCTTTATATTTCTCTAAGAGTCCGGCTTGGGTAAATAAAAAGACCCTCTCAAGAGTTCCCACAAACATAGCCAGCGCCAGCTCAGCCCTGATTTTAATAACCCCTCTCCCTTCTTCCAAAAGCTTAAGGATAGCATCTTTTGGTAGCTTTTTAAACTCCTTGACTTCCTCCGCTCTCAGGTAATGAAAAAGGTCAAGGTACTTAAAAGCTTCCGGGTTTTCAAAACAGAAGCTCAAAAATTCCTCAACAGCTCTGTAAAACTTATCTCTGTATGTTTTTTCCTCAAAAGCCAGCATAAGCCTGTCGTAAAACTCTTCTGAATACATGCCAAAGAGTCCCCTGACTATCTCGTCCTTGCTGGTAAAGTGCCTGTAGATGGCTCCCTCTGTTATACCCACTTCTTTGGCTATGTCCTTTATAGTTGTTTCCCTTATGCCTTTTTCAGAAAAGAGTTTAAGCGCTGACTCTAATATTCTCTTCTTGGTATCCTTCCTTTTTACTCTCATACCTTTATTATAGCAGAAAGTGATGGCTTACTCTCTTTTAAGTATGCTGAAGGTGTGGCTTGTGCCTATCCTTTCTGCTCCCATCTTTAAAAATCTCTCTGCTTGCTCAGCTGTTCTTATACCACCAGAAGCCTTTACCTTTATGCGTCCCTTTGATAGCTCTACCAGAAGTTTCACATCTTCCTCACTGGCACCCGCCGGAGCGTACCCCGTAGAGGTTTTGACAAACTCAAAACCTGCATCCACAGCAAGCTCCAAAGCTAACTTCTTCTCCTCATGGCTCAAATAAGCTGTTTCTATTATTAATTTTCTCGTGTAGCCTTTTGTATGCCTCCCTATAGCCTTTAGCTCCTCCGCCACATACTTAGTAAGACCGCTTTTGAAAGCTGAGATGTTCATAACTATGTCCAGCTCGTGCGCGCCATCTTCCAAAGCCCTGAGAGCCTGCAACACTTTTTGCTCCTTTGTGTCAAGCCCAAAGGGGAAGGATATTACAGAACAGACTTTAAGTTTACCCCCAGATAGTTCGGTTGCTTTTTTCACCCAGAATGGATTCACACAGACTGCGTAAACGCCAAGCTCTATGCATCTTCCTATATGCTCCTCCAGGTCCCTCAGAGTCTGACTGGGTTTTAGTACAGAATGGTCTATGTAGCTGTTTATATCCACGAGCTTACCCCATAGGTGAGGTCATGATGTATGGATAGCAGAGCCTTTGCTCCTTCCCCGGCAGCTGTTATTATCTGTTTGGCAAATATGTTGGTGCAGTCTCCAGCTGCGTAAATACCTCTCTCTGAGGTTCTGTTGTTGCAGTCTATTATAATCTCATCCCTGCTTGTGGTCAA
The DNA window shown above is from Hydrogenobacter thermophilus TK-6 and carries:
- a CDS encoding DEAD/DEAH box helicase, which gives rise to MEFNFQQLSEILQKAIRDLGYEEPTPIQKEAIPLALKGYDIMGQAATGTGKTAAFGIPIVEKISKDDGLKALVLTPTRELALQVKEQLYALSKYKALKVFVFYGGTPVRRDLELLSKVVPNIVIGTPGRIKDLLSRGVLNLGGVSFLVLDEADLMLDMGFVEDIESIIAYTPKDRQTFLFSATIPKEIELLARKHLKDDYKFVRVISAELKPKIEERLIRLNSSKQKISELERILREHLLEKVIIFVRTKKDARDISQELKNRGFSVVSLHGDMTQRQRENALKLFREGKVKTVVATDVASRGLDIKGVSLVINYQIPEDPEVYIHRIGRTGRVGSYGKAYSLITPEDSKALWRIKKVKERYTGV
- a CDS encoding molybdopterin-dependent oxidoreductase, whose translation is MLSRRSFLKGSLVATAGGLLVPKYVLASVDPSLLSTAAKELPEGVLEEQVLEALPGKKPLIKKTYRAPNYETPVKYFNEIFTPNDVFFVRYHLSNIPEVDARTWKLTVGGDAVERPLELTLNDLKTKFEQVELVALCQCSGNRRGLFKPHVAGVEWGYGAMGNAKWKGVRLKDILEKAGLKANALEVVVDGADTGVAAGTPDFVKSIPVWKALDENTIIAYEMNGEPLPHWNGFPARLIVPGWTATYWMKHIVSINVVSKPFDGFWMKSAYRIPLGKFPIRDRFISQETAVNTPITEIVVNSLITNINDGQTFRLGQVIEVRGIAWDGGYGINMVEISTDGGKTWREAELGKDYGRYSWRQFTYRFKPSKKGAYTIMAKASNRLGQTQTFELIWNPAGYHHNVVQKINIKVV
- a CDS encoding c-type cytochrome — encoded protein: MKRVMFFGFLLASLSFAGEEKVKLKDGEGKALVEANCSVCHSLDYIQMNSPFLDKKGWEAEVNKMIKVFGAPVKQEDVPKIVEYLTKYYGKKD
- a CDS encoding geranylgeranyl reductase family protein; its protein translation is MYDLVVVGGGPAGSSCAYHASKNGLKVLLLEKHKVPRFKLCAGCLSKRISSHLPDGWEKLVLNRIKGGVLGYAGREDFELMNDQDIAYIVDRAEFDAFLLEKAQEEGVEVLQECEVLSIEANSGKCKVVTSKGSFYGDFLVGADGFYSTVAKALGYKKSKFFKSLEFFTFGDLVEKVIIDIGWVKRGYAWVFPKGDRLSVGIACREGGDLSKNLFEYAKTRGIKIDGRVYGWHIPYMERERDVFYGAGRVLLVGDAANLTDPLLGEGIYYAVLSGKLAVQAIAESPSEPLALYRELLKGLVSELVYAGKIASLGYRFQKVAYSMSKKGILKHYYRLLTGELSYRELYIKGWFYFLKELVSEYANIYNYLRR
- a CDS encoding family 1 encapsulin nanocompartment shell protein, with protein sequence MDFLGRDLSPLTQEEWSALESTVVEVFKKSVVCRRFMSVVGPIGAGHQVISYDVFLGVEPGSCEVRPGEESQVCEPVRTGTRKHLVMPTIYKPFNISWRDLEYWRQFNLPIDASSAASAAFATAVAEDTLILHGNKKLEIEGLLTVEGRQSMSMSDWDVVGNAFSDVSMGISKLSEMGFFGPYYLVLNPKQYFQLNRVYHNTGLLELEQIKKVVADVFYTPIMPEGKALLVSAGPQNIDIVIGLDVSLVYVESTNMVHQFRVMEVIAPRIKRPGAVLVIGK
- a CDS encoding TetR/AcrR family transcriptional regulator — protein: MRVKRKDTKKRILESALKLFSEKGIRETTIKDIAKEVGITEGAIYRHFTSKDEIVRGLFGMYSEEFYDRLMLAFEEKTYRDKFYRAVEEFLSFCFENPEAFKYLDLFHYLRAEEVKEFKKLPKDAILKLLEEGRGVIKIRAELALAMFVGTLERVFLFTQAGLLEKYKDIKGEVADLLWKALTSQ
- the deoC gene encoding deoxyribose-phosphate aldolase, producing MDINSYIDHSVLKPSQTLRDLEEHIGRCIELGVYAVCVNPFWVKKATELSGGKLKVCSVISFPFGLDTKEQKVLQALRALEDGAHELDIVMNISAFKSGLTKYVAEELKAIGRHTKGYTRKLIIETAYLSHEEKKLALELAVDAGFEFVKTSTGYAPAGASEEDVKLLVELSKGRIKVKASGGIRTAEQAERFLKMGAERIGTSHTFSILKRE